The DNA region ATCCCAAACGGATCTACTTCTTACAGCAAGAAATCAAGCTTCTTTCTGTGCAACAGTTAATCTCTTGCTTACCCCTACTATTGGAATTAGAAGTGAGTCTCAAGCAAGGAGCATCAGAAATACCAACACTCCAAACTAAAGTCATCGAACTTTGTCAAGTCTGCCGAGGGAATTGACAATCAAATATAAAAGCTTGATATGTTGAGCAGTTCCTGGAACTTCCAACTCCGAAAATAATTCAACGTTCTTATAATATCCCTGATGTAGTTTTGTGTCACACACTATATGAATAAAATTTCTGATTTATTTTCTCGATCTAGCCGAAAGCGAATCCTTTCCCAATCATTCTTTTTCGGCGCGATCGCTACTGTGGGTGTAATTTCCAACGCTTTTTCCTTTAGTTCAAAAGCTTATGGTCAAACTCCAACACCAATAGTTAACAATACTCAAATCGATAGCTACGCTAAAGCCGTGCTAGCAATGGAGCCAGCGCGTCAAAATGCCTTTGAAGAAATTAAAAAACTTATTGGTAATGGAGAAATTCCCCAGATTGTTTGTAACGATTCTAACAGCATAAGTGGTCTTCCAAAGAAGGCTCAAGATATCGCAGTGAATTACTGTAACTACGCTCAGAAAGTTGTCGAAGAGAAGGGTTTGAGATTTGAGCAGTTCAACAAAATAACTATAGAGTTACAAAATAACGATGTCTTAAAACGGCAGGTTTACAATACTTTATTACGCCTGCAAAAAAGTCCTGATTCTCCATAGTTAAAAGTTGCATAAAAATTAGAAAGGCACGCGTTATACCAATTCACAATACTTGCCAAAAGCGAGAAGCAAGCTACGCAATGGGTAACTCTTAGAGACGCTAAAAGCGAACGCCCCGCTACGCTAACGAAATTAAAAAATTAGATGCAGCAAGGCTTTCAGGGTTGACATCTGCATCAAATTTTTCGTTAAATGGTATTACAATTAACTACCCCTGCATAAAAGTGAAGGCTATAGGAATCCGGTTTGATTTGGAGAAAATATACGTAGGATGTGTTAGCACAGAGAGTACGGCATCAAACTCGTGTTCATAGTGCGTTACGAACTCCGTTCTAACACACTCTACAATACTTAATTTCGTTCAAAAATCAAATAGTAATCCTATAGTATTGCTTTTACACAAAAATCTGCCAATATTAATTCATGAAACACTTGTTTATGAAGAGTAGGTTAATTGCTAATTATTTATTACATTTTACAAATGAATTTTTATCAAGGAGAATAAAACCCAATACAGTTCAGTTAAGATGTTTGACCTCGGAAGATCCCCCCAATCCCCCGATAAATTTGGGGGCTTAGTTTCCTCCTTTTTAAGTAGGATTAGGGAGGATCAAACCTTAACTGAACTGTATTGCCTTTGGCTTAAGATTTTTGGTGCTAATCCAAGCGTATTGCATCTTTAGGGATTTTCAATCATAAGACATGTTTGCTTGGCGCTTGGTGTGAATATTTTTCATGTGCTTCTTTACGGTATTTATGGTGATGTAAAGCTTAGTAGCAATTTCTTTGTAGCTGTAGTTACTTCTATAGAGAAACCAAATTTCAGCTTCTCGTGGCGTCAGGTCAAATTTTTTAACTTCAGTGAGTGCTACATTTTTCACAGATTCATATTGATTTTCTATAGTCACCAATAAGCAAGGCACTTCAAACCCCTCTAAATCTAGCAGTCTCACCCTAATCCGAAAAATATTAGACTTATCAAGTACAATTTCATCCGACAGAATTAAAAGTTTATCAGAAAATAAATCCCGACTATTGAATAATGATTCACAAAGATTCCAGATGACTGGTGGTACAACAAAATTTTGGTTGAAGTTACCTTGATTAAATTGACAGCAAAGGCTACGAGCTGATGCATTAGCATGAATTACTTCACCAGTTTGGCTTAGAATTAATATACCATCTTCTAAGCCTTCAATTACTTCTTGCAAAAAATCAGCTCGCTTCGATTCATATAAGTCAATCCTATCTAGTTTTTGTGTTTCAGCTACTATTTTTGCTGTTTTTATTAATGTTTTTGTTAGGGCGATCATAGGGAAAATTATAATCTAGAAAATACTGCTGATTAGTAGTTGAGGGAAGTTGAAAGATGCACTATCTATTTCTTGGATGATTATCTGAATAAATTGGGTGAATATTACAGATCAATCATGCTGATGGCAGCAACCCAAGTGTTGTTAGGACTATTTTCTTGAAATACTCAATTTGCAATTTATGTAGTCTGTTTGCATTAGATTAAGTTACATGCTTTAAATACAATTCTTAAATTGCCTATTTCGGAATTCGCTTCTAATAAGCTAGGACTTACGCACACTCTACGAATTCTCGGCGCTCTTGGCGTCTTGGCGGTTCGAGAAATTAAGCTTTTTAGCAATTTTTGCGTAAGTCCTATAAGCTTTAAATAATCTTCCCGTGCTAATGATCCCCTTGAGAATGGACTAAAGAAGGAAAAGAGCCAGCCTATTGAAGCCGCTTTTCCTAAATAGCGATCGCCCCAAAAGACAAAAATTTCTTATACCGAAATAAAAATATACATTTAAATATTTTTATATGCAGGTATTGACGTTGGAATAAAACAGGAGTCAGAATTCAAAATACTCTACCTATAAAGGGATACAATACTTCTCGGGTTTTGGGGAAAAGGAAAGAAAAAACCTTTAACCCAAACCCGATTCTGAGTTAAAAATTAGCCAGTTCGTCGCTACGACTATGGAAAATTGAAGCATCAGGTGCCTCGCCCCAATCTTGGCGTCGGTCGGTCAGATAGATTTGGTCTTGATCAATGACTCCGCTTTCATGGGACAGTGTTTTCCTCCAAATAAAGATTTACATTTACTATGATTATCTAAGTAAAAATAAAATACAATTGGAAAAAGTCAGGAAAATATTTTATATAAAACTAGGTATTAAATTAATCAAAAAATAAAAAATCAGGATTGATAGGTGAGAAATTAAACAAAATAGGAATAAATCAGGTTGAGAACCTAAACGACGATAAAATGCACCAAAAGCCAGGAAATCTCATTATGAAAATTACTGACTTGAGGCTCATGTTTTCTTCGTGCAATTGGGCTAAAAAGCTCGTATCGTAAGCCTTCCCGTACAATAAATCCAGATTATTTCATGCTGAATTCTGACCGGAGCTTTAGAGGCTCCGGCTCCGCTCCTGATTTCTGAATTCTTCTCATAAAATTGATATTTTGTATAAATTTTGATATTAATAACAAAGAGAATGGGACATAAAGTAAAATTTAATACCTATTTTCCATACCCCATTTTCTCTAAGTCCGTCCAGCAAGTCTAGCAACTACTGTAGCTAACTCAGCTGCCTCAATAGGTTTAGGTAAATATAGCTGATAACCTTCTTGTATAGCTCGCATCCGATCTTCTGCCCTGGTATAAGCTGTTAACGCTGCGGCGGGAATATTTCCCCCTAGTTCTGGTGGTTGCGATCGCACTTTGCGGATCAAAGAATAACCATCCTCATCGGGCATACCAATGTCGCTAACTAAAACATCTGGTTTCCACTGTGTAATTAGCTGTAATGCTTTTGCAACCGATTCTACAGCTTGAACTTCGGCTTGGTAATGTTCGAGGATTGTGGTGATGAAGTCACGGGTATCGGCTTGGTCATCTACAACTAGCACGCGTACACCAAGGAGGGAGAGAGGGATGGAGGGAGAGAGGGGTAAAGGGGCAATGGGGTGGAGGGGCGGACTTTTCAGAAGTGGTAGTTTGACAGTAAACCTCGCCCCTTGTCCAATTCCTGGACTATTTGCGTAAACAGTACCGCCATGTAATTCTACTAAATTACGCGCGATCGCTAATCCTAGTCCTAATCCACCATAGGCTCTAGTGCTAGAACTATCAGCTTGACGAAAGCGATCAAAAATGTAAGGAAGAAAATCAGGGCTGATACCAATACCTGTGTCAATTACCTGAATCTGGGCGTATTTATCCGTTGTGTCTTGTTTTTCTTGACTAGTGACTACAGACAATTGCACCTCTACCCGTCCTCCTGTGGGTGTGAATTTGATGGCATTGAACAGCAGATTCCAGATTATTTGCTGCAAGCGCTCAAAATCACCGGATACTAAGAATTGAGAATTTTCGCCCAACATGGTTGGGGATTGTGATTCTCTTGATTCTAGATTTTCGTGATTGATTCCTAATCCCAAATCTGAATTTGACGTTTCTTTTGAAGGAATAAGGGAAAATTTTAAATCGATTTCCTTAGATTGGGCGGCGAGGCTAACAGTCTTTAGGCTCGACTCAATTATTGGAACCAAATTACAAGTACTGACATTGAGACGTAACTTACCTCTCATCATCCGTGATATATCCAGCAGGTCTTCAATTAGCTGGGTTTGTGCCTTCGCATTGCGCTCAATTGTCTCCGTAGCTCTAGCTATTAGGGTTTCACTAAGCTTACTTCGTTGCAGTAATTGCGCCCAGCCAAGAATTGCATTGAGAGGCGATCGCAATTCGTGGGACAATATTCCTAGAAACTCATCCTTCATGCGGTTAGCCTCTTGCAACTGCTCAGTTTGTTGTTGTAAAGAAGCAATTAAACTAGCTCGTTCCATTGCGATCGCTATTTGGTCGCACACTGCTTGCATCATCCCCTTTTGATTGTCAGTGAAGCTTAACCGAGTACGGCTGCCAAAAGAAAGAGTGCCCAACAAGCGTCCTTGGGCAATCAATGGGTAGGCATAATAAGCAGTAATGCCTAAAGAGCGAATCAATTCTGTTTGCGCGTCAGTGGATTCCTGCACATTCTCTACAGCTAGGGAATTGCGTTCTTGCGCTACAGTACCGCAAACCCCTTGACCTAATGGCAAGTACTCAATTTCCTTTGCTATCTCTGGGGAAATACCACTGTAAGACCCCAACCGCATTACCTGAGAGTTATCCTCAACCAAATAGTTCAAATAAACATCTAAACTAATTTGCTCTTTTAGTTTTTGGTAGACGCTATCGATTAGTAGTACTGGTTCCTGGCTTGAGAGTAAATCGTTGGCTGTGTCAAATAGTAGCTTTAGCCTTTTGTAACCTAACGAGAGGGCTTTTTCTGCCTGCTTGAGGTTGCTAATCTCTTGGAACACCAAGATACAGGTAGCCGGATGACCGTACATTTCTGCTAAGGTATCAGCAAATACTAATAGAGAGCGCACACCACCAGGGGTGTGCCAGTCTACCTCCAATCCATTCAAGCGTTCGCCAAGGGCAACCCGTACTCCTGGCATTTGTTCATTGGGGATGCGATCGCCGGCTGCATCTGTATAGTGGTAGACTGTGTGATACTCTGCGGCTGGTACACCTTTGGGAAATTCACCCCCAGCTAATTCGTTAGCAGAACGATTGGCAAAAGTTACCCGCGCCGTTCCTGGTTCAATAAACAACAATGGTCTTGGCATCAGATTTAACACATCTTCTAGCCATTTTTGCTGATTTAGAAGTGCTTCCTCTGCCTGTTTGCGCTCCGTAATATCTAAGAATGCACCAACGCTTCCTCTGGTTTTACCCTCTTCGTCAAACAAAGGTGCAACGTACTCCAACAGGTTGACGATTTTTCCATTTTCATGGACAACATCAAGTTCACAATCCACAACTTCAACACCATGAGTTGCGGAGTATTGCATTGGGAGTTCCTCTGCTGCCAGTTCCCTTCCCTCGCGGTAGACTTTAAAGCTTGTCGGTTTTTCGTCCAAAGGAGCGCTGAGGGAGGCATTTATATCTGACGATATTCCCAACTGATTGGCAAAAGCAGGATTGACTTTGATATTTTTGCATTCTGGATCTTCGGCAATACCAATTCCAATTGGAATTACCTCCAACAGAGTTTGTAACTCAGTAATGCGGCGCTGTAGATCCTTGTTTAGTTGTAAGATTTTTTCCTTAGCCATTTTTTGTTCGCTGATGTTGCGAGTCACAGTTGCTAAGGCAATTGGCTGACCTGTTTTGTTGTCTGTAACAGTGAAGATATTGTAATCAACTGGTATCGGTTGACCTGTTTGGAGGTGGCGAAAGCAGAATTCTCCCTGCCAGCGCCCAAGTTGTAGCACAGCCGGCAGTATATATTGTTGAAAATAGGCTTTGTCTTTGGGCATGAAGTAATCTAATACTGCCTTTTGCCTGACTTCATCAAAACTGGAAAGCCCTACTAGCTTTTGACCTGCATCATTTATGTAGAGTAATTGACCCTCAAGGGTGGCGATGCCGATAAAGTCTGAGCTATTTTCTACTAGTGATACTAATTTTTGTTGCTCTGCTTGTGCTTGCTTACGTTCGCTCAAATCAAGGATAAACGCTACTGCCTCTTCGCGGTTTTCTCCTAGTAGCACGTAACCAACTAAAACCGGGATGCGCCTACCATCCTTGTGAATATATTCTTTCTCGTAAGGCGTACAAGCAGCGTTGGCGTTTCCCTTTGCTTCGGCGACACCTCGCTCATCTAAGTATAGATACTCCGGGGGTGTGATATTGCGCCAACTTAACCTACCTGCTAACAAATCCTCCTGCGTGTAACCAATCATCCTGAGAAATTCGTCGTTGACCTGCTCGATACCGCCATACACATCGCCAAACAGAATGCCGATAACGTTAGAATCTACGAAACTTCCCAGTTTAGCTTCGTAGGTTCTGAGTGCTTCTTGGGCAAGATCGCGTTGATGGCTAAGGCGTTCAATAACCCTAGCACTTTGCCAAATCAAAATAGTAAAAATCACAATCAGGACGATCGCAAATACCGATACTGCAAAAGCTAGATCGTATTGTCCTGCTCGTTGACCTTCAACAATTACCCACCCCAATA from Nostoc commune NIES-4072 includes:
- a CDS encoding PAS domain S-box protein encodes the protein MLNINRLRLQDISKILTNSLVAKVASAIAVFVGSLILVGWCLGVEVLKRGFLGSPATMKVNTALCFVLCGVSLWLFLKATNQGSREEKTIENSPDSSLLISRLCAIAVTTIAAVTLCEYLFGWNLGIDELLFRDLSTTHPGRMGTNTALNFMLVSVALQILIDPKTHRSYWYAQIIALIATFISFQALMGYAYKVKVLYGLAPHTTSMALHTAMLFSLLSVGILWARSDQGLMRVVTSDSYGGLLARRLLIAAIAVPSILGWVIVEGQRAGQYDLAFAVSVFAIVLIVIFTILIWQSARVIERLSHQRDLAQEALRTYEAKLGSFVDSNVIGILFGDVYGGIEQVNDEFLRMIGYTQEDLLAGRLSWRNITPPEYLYLDERGVAEAKGNANAACTPYEKEYIHKDGRRIPVLVGYVLLGENREEAVAFILDLSERKQAQAEQQKLVSLVENSSDFIGIATLEGQLLYINDAGQKLVGLSSFDEVRQKAVLDYFMPKDKAYFQQYILPAVLQLGRWQGEFCFRHLQTGQPIPVDYNIFTVTDNKTGQPIALATVTRNISEQKMAKEKILQLNKDLQRRITELQTLLEVIPIGIGIAEDPECKNIKVNPAFANQLGISSDINASLSAPLDEKPTSFKVYREGRELAAEELPMQYSATHGVEVVDCELDVVHENGKIVNLLEYVAPLFDEEGKTRGSVGAFLDITERKQAEEALLNQQKWLEDVLNLMPRPLLFIEPGTARVTFANRSANELAGGEFPKGVPAAEYHTVYHYTDAAGDRIPNEQMPGVRVALGERLNGLEVDWHTPGGVRSLLVFADTLAEMYGHPATCILVFQEISNLKQAEKALSLGYKRLKLLFDTANDLLSSQEPVLLIDSVYQKLKEQISLDVYLNYLVEDNSQVMRLGSYSGISPEIAKEIEYLPLGQGVCGTVAQERNSLAVENVQESTDAQTELIRSLGITAYYAYPLIAQGRLLGTLSFGSRTRLSFTDNQKGMMQAVCDQIAIAMERASLIASLQQQTEQLQEANRMKDEFLGILSHELRSPLNAILGWAQLLQRSKLSETLIARATETIERNAKAQTQLIEDLLDISRMMRGKLRLNVSTCNLVPIIESSLKTVSLAAQSKEIDLKFSLIPSKETSNSDLGLGINHENLESRESQSPTMLGENSQFLVSGDFERLQQIIWNLLFNAIKFTPTGGRVEVQLSVVTSQEKQDTTDKYAQIQVIDTGIGISPDFLPYIFDRFRQADSSSTRAYGGLGLGLAIARNLVELHGGTVYANSPGIGQGARFTVKLPLLKSPPLHPIAPLPLSPSIPLSLLGVRVLVVDDQADTRDFITTILEHYQAEVQAVESVAKALQLITQWKPDVLVSDIGMPDEDGYSLIRKVRSQPPELGGNIPAAALTAYTRAEDRMRAIQEGYQLYLPKPIEAAELATVVARLAGRT
- a CDS encoding LuxR C-terminal-related transcriptional regulator, yielding MIALTKTLIKTAKIVAETQKLDRIDLYESKRADFLQEVIEGLEDGILILSQTGEVIHANASARSLCCQFNQGNFNQNFVVPPVIWNLCESLFNSRDLFSDKLLILSDEIVLDKSNIFRIRVRLLDLEGFEVPCLLVTIENQYESVKNVALTEVKKFDLTPREAEIWFLYRSNYSYKEIATKLYITINTVKKHMKNIHTKRQANMSYD
- a CDS encoding DUF4168 domain-containing protein, encoding MNKISDLFSRSSRKRILSQSFFFGAIATVGVISNAFSFSSKAYGQTPTPIVNNTQIDSYAKAVLAMEPARQNAFEEIKKLIGNGEIPQIVCNDSNSISGLPKKAQDIAVNYCNYAQKVVEEKGLRFEQFNKITIELQNNDVLKRQVYNTLLRLQKSPDSP